In Dasypus novemcinctus isolate mDasNov1 chromosome 10, mDasNov1.1.hap2, whole genome shotgun sequence, one DNA window encodes the following:
- the IFITM5 gene encoding interferon-induced transmembrane protein 5 produces MDTAYPREDPREDPRAPAPRKADGAAHTVLALAAPRPPPRDHLVWSVFSALYLNLCCLGFLALAYSVKARDQKVAGDLEAARRLGSRAKCYNILAAMWTLVPPLLLLALVVTGALHLSRLAKGSAAFFTTRFDDADYD; encoded by the exons ATGGACACCGCGTACCCCCGCGAGGACCCCCGCGAGGACCCCCGGGCCCCGGCGCCCCGCAAGGCCGACGGCGCCGCCCACACCGTCCTCGCGCTCGCGGCGCCGCGCCCCCCTCCCCGCGACCACCTGGTCTGGTCGGTCTTCAGCGCCCTCTACCTGAACCTGTGCTGCCTCGGCTTCCTGGCCCTGGCCTACTCCGTGAAG GCCCGAGACCAGAAGGTGGCCGGGGACCTGGAGGCGGCGCGGCGCCTGGGCTCCAGAGCCAAGTGCTACAACATCCTGGCGGCCATGTGGACGCTGGTGCccccgctgctgctgctggcccTGGTGGTGACCGGCGCCCTGCACCTGTCGCGCCTGGCCAAGGGCTCCGCCGCCTTCTTCACCACCAGGTTCGACGACGCAGACTACGACTGA